One window of Cyanobacterium sp. T60_A2020_053 genomic DNA carries:
- the dndE gene encoding DNA sulfur modification protein DndE, producing MERIKVSKRAKDQLIKLKRITKIEHWNVLCRWAFCRSLAEKTNPAPFAIPADSNLEMTWQVFGGEMADILLLLLKQKCHEQGLPLDEETLNHQFRLHLHRGIGYLAGDLSIKGIEDLVILNVET from the coding sequence ATGGAAAGAATAAAAGTATCAAAAAGAGCCAAAGATCAACTAATAAAATTAAAAAGAATTACTAAAATAGAGCATTGGAATGTATTATGCCGTTGGGCATTTTGTCGATCTTTAGCAGAAAAAACCAACCCAGCGCCCTTCGCCATTCCAGCAGATAGTAACCTAGAAATGACATGGCAGGTATTTGGGGGAGAAATGGCGGATATATTATTACTGCTATTAAAACAAAAATGCCATGAACAAGGCTTACCCCTAGATGAAGAAACCCTGAATCACCAATTTCGCTTACATCTTCATCGAGGTATCGGTTATCTAGCTGGAGATTTGAGTATTAAAGGTATAGAAGATTTAGTTATTTTAAATGTCGAAACCTAA
- a CDS encoding SGNH/GDSL hydrolase family protein, whose product MIKLILTGLILVFITVEITLRLIWGFGNPLIYIRDKEIGYLLAPNQTVKRNGNLIKINSFSMRSNELKDKNEDNLRILLLGDSIVNGGWWTDQNQTISSLLQTLFIAQKTFFNTVEVLNVSANSWGARNELAYLHKYGIFNSNILVLVLNTDDLFAFKPSSEKVGKTANYFEYKPLLALQELYQKIYEKFFPPHYNFIEKGDIVQFNLDAVKSIQDFTIKNNCKFFLVLTPLKRETVFPYSKEYELKARARLEDLVMTENIKYLDFLPVLKDNKNLDKLYHDHIHFNTEGNQFIAEKILAMLNENNII is encoded by the coding sequence ATGATTAAACTTATCTTAACAGGATTAATATTGGTATTCATTACCGTTGAAATAACTTTAAGATTAATTTGGGGTTTTGGCAATCCTTTAATTTATATTAGGGATAAAGAAATAGGTTATCTTCTTGCCCCAAATCAAACGGTTAAAAGAAATGGTAACTTAATCAAAATCAACAGTTTTTCCATGCGTAGTAATGAATTAAAAGATAAAAATGAAGATAATTTAAGAATATTATTATTAGGAGATTCTATCGTTAATGGCGGTTGGTGGACTGACCAAAATCAAACTATTTCCAGTTTACTACAAACATTATTTATTGCCCAAAAAACTTTTTTTAATACTGTGGAAGTGCTTAACGTCTCTGCTAATTCGTGGGGCGCTAGAAATGAGTTAGCTTACTTACACAAATACGGTATTTTTAACTCAAATATATTGGTATTAGTTCTGAATACTGATGATTTATTTGCTTTTAAGCCTTCTAGTGAAAAGGTAGGAAAAACAGCCAATTATTTTGAATATAAACCGCTATTAGCATTACAAGAACTTTACCAAAAAATATATGAAAAGTTTTTTCCTCCTCATTATAATTTTATTGAAAAAGGAGATATAGTTCAATTTAATTTAGATGCTGTTAAAAGTATTCAAGATTTTACTATTAAAAATAACTGTAAATTTTTCTTAGTTTTAACCCCTTTAAAAAGGGAAACAGTTTTCCCTTATTCTAAAGAATATGAACTAAAAGCAAGAGCAAGATTAGAAGATTTAGTGATGACAGAAAATATTAAATATTTAGATTTTTTACCTGTGTTAAAAGATAATAAAAATTTAGATAAACTATATCATGATCACATTCATTTTAATACAGAGGGAAATCAATTTATTGCTGAAAAAATATTAGCGATGTTAAATGAAAATAATATAATATAA